In a single window of the Sphingosinicella microcystinivorans genome:
- a CDS encoding ATP-binding protein — protein sequence MTVAIDIGSDRSGQPVPIDLQELLATRLLVQGNSGSGKSHLLRRLLEESAGSVQQVVIDPEGDFVTLAEPFGHSVIEAGDYGEREIGHFAARVREHRASVVLNLEDLDVEAQMRCAATFLSGLFDAPREQWYPVLVVVDEAQLFAPAGAGDVSDDVRRASLAAMTNLMCRGRKRGLAGVIATQRLAKLAKNVAAEASNFLMGRTFLDIDMARAADLLGMERRQAEAIRDLERGAFLALGPAIARRPVPVRIGPVRTQARGTGPSLAPLPMDAAEVRGLIFAPVPEDAPLPAPPPRTPVPAETLLRRVAQDLRPAAPVPEGPPPDPEAVGAIVADVLDAMLAEEGGEHRSPSALFQDFQVRCRMAGLAAPLDLDGFSRRLSCARAGIANPEGEDWREAMALADTLPAEMVGAFLLIARAARERLPCPEDTAIAAVYGTSSLGRVRRLLGYMESTGLIVSRSDLSGNRTIGIPQLGCTTAPSASSGPRAVRRRSANG from the coding sequence ATGACGGTCGCCATTGACATCGGCTCCGATCGGTCCGGACAGCCCGTGCCGATCGACCTCCAGGAATTGCTTGCAACCCGCCTGCTCGTTCAGGGCAACTCGGGCTCGGGCAAGTCGCACCTGCTGCGCCGCCTGCTCGAGGAGAGTGCCGGCAGCGTCCAGCAGGTGGTGATCGACCCCGAGGGCGATTTCGTCACGCTCGCCGAGCCGTTCGGTCATTCGGTGATCGAGGCGGGCGACTACGGCGAGCGCGAGATCGGCCATTTCGCCGCGCGCGTGCGCGAGCACCGCGCGTCCGTGGTGCTCAACCTCGAGGACCTCGACGTCGAGGCGCAGATGCGCTGCGCCGCCACCTTCCTCTCCGGCCTGTTCGATGCCCCACGCGAGCAGTGGTATCCCGTGCTCGTTGTCGTCGACGAGGCGCAGCTCTTCGCGCCCGCGGGCGCGGGCGACGTGTCGGACGACGTGCGCCGCGCCTCGCTCGCCGCGATGACCAACCTGATGTGCCGGGGCCGGAAGCGCGGCCTTGCCGGCGTCATCGCCACGCAGCGCCTTGCCAAGCTCGCCAAGAACGTCGCCGCCGAGGCGTCCAACTTCCTGATGGGCCGCACCTTCCTCGACATCGACATGGCCCGCGCCGCCGATCTTCTCGGCATGGAGCGGCGGCAGGCCGAAGCGATCCGCGATCTCGAACGCGGCGCGTTCCTCGCGCTCGGCCCGGCCATCGCGCGCCGTCCCGTGCCCGTCCGCATCGGCCCGGTCCGCACGCAGGCGCGCGGCACCGGGCCGTCGCTCGCGCCGCTGCCGATGGATGCGGCGGAGGTGCGCGGCCTCATCTTCGCGCCCGTGCCCGAGGATGCGCCGCTCCCCGCGCCGCCGCCGCGCACGCCGGTTCCGGCCGAAACGCTGCTGCGCCGCGTCGCGCAGGACCTGCGCCCGGCGGCGCCCGTGCCGGAAGGCCCGCCGCCCGATCCCGAAGCGGTGGGCGCCATCGTCGCTGACGTGCTGGACGCCATGCTGGCGGAGGAGGGCGGCGAGCATCGCAGCCCGAGCGCGCTTTTCCAGGATTTCCAGGTGCGCTGCCGCATGGCGGGCCTCGCCGCGCCGCTCGACCTCGACGGCTTCAGCCGCCGCCTCTCCTGCGCCCGCGCCGGGATCGCGAACCCGGAGGGCGAGGACTGGCGCGAGGCGATGGCGCTCGCCGACACGCTGCCCGCCGAGATGGTCGGCGCGTTCCTGCTCATCGCCCGCGCCGCGCGCGAGCGTCTGCCCTGCCCGGAAGACACGGCCATCGCCGCCGTCTACGGCACGAGCTCGCTCGGCCGTGTCCGCCGCCTGCTCGGCTACATGGAGAGCACCGGCCTCATCGTCAGCCGCAGCGACCTTTCCGGCAACCGCACGATCGGCATCCCGCAACTCGGCTGCACGACCGCCCCCTCGGCGTCCTCCGGCCCGCGTGCAGTGCGGCGCAGGTCGGCGAACGGCTGA
- a CDS encoding efflux transporter outer membrane subunit — translation MRKLLLLSALLVSASACQMAPKHERPALPTAPAYPLSPDPADGTRAETVGWRDFFADPALRTLIGTALERNRDLAVSIARIEEARGLYRIQRADRLPTLAASGEAARSRGQVVTPTGVTVAEQDRFSVGVGVSAFELDFWGRVRNLSEAARSQYLSTVQAERAFRLSLIRDVATTWFALRETEERITLAEATVKSREDGVRIAQRRLDAGVTSALDFRQAESLLTQAETELAGLRLSRSRNANFLAVLVGGVLPETAQPLPLAEQDGFPRLAAGLPSDLLTLRPDILAAEETLRAARANVGAARAAFFPTISLTGTLGFASGELDSLFENDSFNWSVGPTLNLPIFDFGRRKGNLTVAEAREDIAVAGYEQTVQLAFREVADALAGRRFLAEQMLAQMRATEAQRHIAQLARTRYREGVVGYLEVLDAERNLFDAEQALITASRAVLDNRVSLYVALGGGLVESAAP, via the coding sequence ATGCGTAAGCTGCTGCTGCTCTCCGCGCTGCTGGTGTCCGCGTCCGCGTGCCAGATGGCGCCGAAGCACGAGCGTCCGGCGCTCCCCACCGCCCCCGCCTATCCGCTGTCCCCGGACCCGGCGGACGGCACGCGCGCTGAAACCGTCGGCTGGCGCGATTTCTTCGCCGATCCGGCGCTTCGCACGCTGATCGGCACGGCGCTGGAGCGCAACCGCGACCTCGCCGTCTCGATCGCCCGCATCGAGGAGGCGCGCGGGCTCTACCGCATCCAGCGCGCCGACCGCCTGCCGACGCTCGCCGCGAGCGGGGAGGCGGCGCGAAGCCGGGGACAGGTCGTCACCCCGACCGGCGTGACCGTGGCGGAGCAGGACCGGTTTTCGGTCGGCGTCGGCGTTTCGGCGTTCGAGCTGGATTTCTGGGGCCGCGTCCGCAACCTCTCCGAAGCGGCGCGGTCTCAGTATCTCTCCACCGTGCAGGCGGAGCGCGCGTTCCGCCTCAGCCTCATCCGCGATGTCGCGACGACGTGGTTCGCGCTTCGCGAGACCGAGGAGCGCATCACGCTCGCCGAGGCGACGGTGAAGAGCCGCGAGGACGGCGTGCGGATCGCCCAGCGCCGTCTCGATGCGGGCGTCACCTCCGCGCTCGATTTCCGGCAGGCCGAATCGCTGTTGACGCAGGCGGAGACCGAGCTTGCCGGCCTCCGGCTCTCGCGCAGCCGGAACGCGAACTTCCTCGCCGTGCTCGTCGGCGGCGTGCTGCCGGAAACCGCGCAGCCGCTTCCGCTCGCCGAGCAGGACGGCTTCCCGAGGCTGGCGGCGGGCCTGCCGTCGGACCTCCTGACCTTGCGGCCGGACATCCTCGCCGCCGAGGAAACGCTTCGCGCCGCCCGCGCCAATGTCGGCGCGGCGCGCGCGGCGTTCTTCCCGACGATCTCGCTCACCGGCACACTCGGCTTCGCGTCGGGCGAGCTCGATTCGCTGTTCGAGAACGACAGCTTCAACTGGAGCGTCGGCCCGACGCTGAACCTGCCGATCTTCGATTTCGGCCGCCGCAAGGGCAACCTCACCGTCGCCGAGGCGCGCGAGGACATCGCGGTCGCCGGGTACGAACAGACCGTCCAGCTCGCCTTCCGCGAGGTGGCCGACGCGCTCGCGGGGCGTCGTTTCCTTGCCGAGCAGATGCTGGCGCAGATGCGCGCGACGGAGGCGCAGCGGCACATCGCGCAGCTTGCCCGCACGCGCTACCGCGAGGGCGTCGTCGGCTATCTCGAAGTGCTGGATGCCGAACGCAACCTGTTCGATGCCGAGCAGGCGCTGATCACTGCGAGCCGCGCCGTGCTCGACAATCGCGTCTCGCTCTACGTGGCGCTCGGCGGCGGACTGGTCGAGAGCGCCGCGCCCTGA
- a CDS encoding efflux RND transporter permease subunit: protein MTPRFFIDRPVFSWVLALCITLAGVLALRGLPVEQYPSVAPPSLTIQLTYPGADAAVLEQNVTQVIEQQLNGVEGFLYMSSTSLSNGTAEIHVTFRTGTDINEAQMEVQNRLRRVEQRLPEEVRRQGISVAEANAGFLLIVGLQSKSGETPALDLGNFANSRVVDELRRVSGVGEVQVFTPPYAMRIWLDPQKLANYRLSAAEALAAVREQNSQSPGGALGDRPLANGSELNATIVTQSRFTNPEQFAAIILRANPDGSAVRLRDVARVELGAQNYLFDSELNGNPVAGIAVQMTPGANALATARGVNARMKELERSFPSDITWSIPYDTTPFINVSIDEVVKALAEAMVLVFLVMFLFLQNWRATLIPTIVVPIALAGACLGLWLFGFSINVLSLFGMVLAIGILVDDAIVVIENVERIMAEEHLSPYEATVKAMGQITSAIIGITLVLMAVFIPMAFFPGSTGQIYRQFSVTLIVSIGFSALLALTLTPALCATFLKPHSEVKDRQGRFAQVTGGFFDRFNAWFSRSTDRYQGTVGKVLSRPLRWLGVFVLLFGLTAILFTRLPGGFLPTEDQGSIITAIQAPAGSTRERTEEAIVQVKAFYDDQPQVQNVFVVRGFSFFGQGQGNAIVFVNLKPWDERKGAENKADAIVGRAMGAFMQIRQAMVFALNPPAIQELGTAGGFTFKLQDRGGHGHKALAAAQGQLLGLASQSTVLSGVRPEGQPDSPQLRVLIDRIKARALGLSIGDVNDTLAISFGSAYANDFTRDGRVLQVLLQADAPFRMTPQDVLDLKVRSASGDMVPFGAFTQVEWTAGPQQLQRYNGYPSMTISGMAAPGRSTGEAMAEMERFAEQLPEGFSYEWTGISYEEKQSAGQIGLLLGLSLVVVYLLLAALYESWAVPVSVLLIVPLGVLGSVLLTALRGLSADIYFNVGLVTIIGLAAKNAILIVEFAIEEEAKGKSPLDATMEAVKLRLRPIIMTSMAFIGGMFPLFIASGAGAASRRAVGTGVMGGMITATLIGIFLIPLFYYAVRRWISRRRPPAPGEPRHPEIAETADA from the coding sequence ATGACCCCGCGTTTCTTCATCGACCGCCCGGTCTTCTCGTGGGTGCTCGCGCTCTGCATCACGCTTGCGGGCGTGCTGGCGCTGCGCGGGCTTCCGGTCGAGCAGTATCCGTCGGTCGCGCCGCCCTCGCTGACGATCCAGCTCACCTATCCCGGCGCCGATGCCGCGGTGCTCGAGCAGAACGTCACGCAGGTCATCGAGCAGCAGCTGAACGGCGTCGAGGGCTTCCTCTACATGTCGTCGACCAGCCTCTCGAACGGCACGGCGGAAATCCACGTCACCTTCCGCACCGGCACCGACATCAACGAAGCGCAGATGGAGGTGCAGAACCGCCTGCGCCGCGTCGAGCAAAGGCTTCCCGAGGAGGTGCGCCGCCAGGGCATTTCCGTCGCCGAGGCCAACGCCGGCTTCCTGCTCATCGTCGGCCTGCAATCGAAGAGCGGCGAAACCCCCGCGCTCGATCTCGGCAACTTCGCCAACAGCCGCGTCGTCGACGAACTGCGCCGCGTCTCGGGCGTCGGCGAGGTGCAGGTGTTCACGCCGCCCTACGCCATGCGCATCTGGCTCGATCCGCAGAAGCTCGCGAACTACCGCCTTTCGGCGGCGGAGGCGCTCGCCGCGGTGCGCGAGCAGAACAGCCAGTCGCCGGGCGGCGCGCTCGGCGACCGGCCGCTCGCGAACGGCAGCGAGCTCAACGCCACGATCGTCACGCAAAGCCGCTTCACCAATCCCGAGCAGTTCGCGGCGATCATCCTGCGCGCCAATCCGGACGGATCGGCGGTGCGCCTGCGCGACGTCGCGCGCGTCGAGCTCGGCGCGCAGAACTACCTGTTCGATTCCGAGCTGAACGGAAATCCGGTGGCCGGCATCGCCGTGCAGATGACGCCCGGCGCGAACGCGCTGGCCACCGCGCGCGGCGTCAACGCGCGTATGAAGGAGCTGGAGCGCAGCTTCCCCTCCGACATCACGTGGTCCATTCCCTACGACACGACGCCGTTCATCAACGTCTCCATCGACGAGGTGGTGAAGGCGCTCGCCGAGGCGATGGTGCTCGTCTTCCTCGTCATGTTCCTGTTCCTCCAGAACTGGCGGGCGACGCTCATCCCCACGATCGTCGTGCCGATCGCGCTTGCCGGCGCCTGCCTCGGCCTGTGGCTGTTCGGCTTCTCGATCAACGTGCTGTCGCTGTTCGGCATGGTGCTCGCCATCGGCATCCTCGTCGACGACGCCATCGTCGTCATCGAGAACGTCGAGCGCATCATGGCGGAGGAGCATCTGTCGCCCTACGAGGCGACCGTGAAGGCGATGGGCCAGATCACCTCGGCGATCATCGGCATCACGCTGGTGCTGATGGCGGTGTTCATCCCGATGGCGTTCTTCCCCGGCTCCACCGGGCAGATCTATCGCCAGTTCTCGGTGACGCTGATCGTCTCCATCGGCTTCTCGGCGCTGCTGGCGCTGACGCTGACGCCCGCGCTCTGCGCCACCTTCCTGAAACCGCACAGCGAGGTGAAGGACCGGCAGGGCCGGTTCGCGCAGGTGACGGGCGGCTTCTTCGACCGGTTCAACGCGTGGTTCTCCCGGTCGACGGATCGCTATCAGGGCACGGTCGGCAAGGTCCTGTCGCGACCGCTGCGCTGGCTCGGCGTGTTCGTCCTGCTGTTCGGGCTCACGGCGATCCTGTTCACGCGCCTTCCCGGCGGCTTCCTGCCCACCGAGGATCAGGGCAGCATCATCACCGCGATCCAGGCGCCTGCCGGTTCCACGCGCGAGCGCACCGAGGAAGCCATCGTTCAGGTGAAGGCCTTCTACGACGATCAGCCGCAGGTGCAGAACGTCTTCGTCGTGCGCGGCTTCAGCTTCTTCGGGCAGGGGCAGGGCAACGCCATCGTGTTCGTGAACCTGAAACCGTGGGACGAGCGCAAGGGCGCCGAGAACAAGGCGGACGCCATCGTCGGCCGGGCGATGGGCGCGTTCATGCAGATCAGGCAGGCGATGGTCTTTGCGCTCAATCCGCCCGCGATCCAGGAACTCGGCACGGCCGGCGGCTTCACGTTCAAGCTTCAGGATCGCGGCGGCCACGGGCACAAGGCGCTCGCCGCCGCGCAGGGCCAGTTGCTCGGCCTCGCCTCGCAGAGCACGGTGCTGTCGGGCGTGCGGCCGGAAGGCCAGCCGGACTCGCCGCAGCTCCGCGTGCTCATCGACCGCATCAAGGCGCGCGCGCTCGGGCTTTCGATCGGCGACGTGAACGACACGCTCGCCATCTCGTTCGGCAGCGCCTACGCGAACGACTTCACGCGCGACGGCCGCGTGCTGCAGGTGCTGCTGCAGGCCGATGCGCCGTTCCGGATGACGCCGCAGGACGTGCTCGACCTCAAGGTCCGCAGCGCCTCGGGCGACATGGTGCCGTTCGGCGCGTTCACGCAGGTGGAATGGACGGCGGGTCCGCAGCAGCTCCAGCGCTACAACGGCTATCCGTCGATGACGATCTCGGGCATGGCCGCGCCCGGCCGCTCGACCGGCGAGGCGATGGCGGAGATGGAGCGGTTCGCGGAGCAGCTTCCCGAAGGCTTCTCCTACGAATGGACCGGCATTTCCTACGAGGAGAAGCAGTCCGCGGGCCAGATCGGCCTGCTGCTCGGCCTGTCGCTCGTCGTCGTGTACCTGCTGCTCGCCGCGCTTTACGAAAGCTGGGCGGTGCCGGTGTCGGTGCTGCTGATCGTGCCGCTCGGCGTGCTCGGCTCGGTGCTGCTGACGGCGCTGCGCGGCCTCTCGGCGGACATTTATTTCAACGTCGGCCTCGTCACCATCATCGGGCTTGCCGCCAAGAACGCGATCCTCATCGTCGAGTTCGCGATCGAGGAGGAAGCCAAGGGCAAATCGCCGCTCGATGCGACGATGGAGGCGGTGAAGCTCCGCCTCAGGCCCATCATCATGACCTCGATGGCGTTCATCGGCGGCATGTTCCCGCTGTTCATCGCCAGCGGCGCGGGCGCGGCGAGCCGCCGCGCGGTCGGCACCGGCGTGATGGGCGGCATGATCACCGCGACGCTCATCGGCATCTTCCTGATCCCGCTGTTCTACTACGCGGTGCGCCGCTGGATCAGCCGGAGGCGCCCGCCCGCACCCGGCGAGCCCCGTCACCCGGAGATCGCGGAGACCGCCGATGCGTAA
- a CDS encoding efflux RND transporter periplasmic adaptor subunit, translating to MRNNRWLAAAALAACVWLAACADDAPPAPPPPEVEVVTVRPQPIANVIELPGRVQAIRTAEVRARVDGIIERRLFDEGTDVKAGQALFAIDPREMTAALNAAQAALARAQATSANAAQDLQRYEGLIADQAISKQEYDAAVARLGTAQADVDQARAQVESARLSLGYATVRAPIAGRAGRAQVTEGALVSASQGTLLTTIEQIASIYVNFSQSSSDLLAIRRDIAGGKLHIPELGRWDVKLILEDGTTYDQIGHIDFLDLSIDEATGTAALRAEFPNPRQLLLPGQFVRAQIGAGTRANGILVPQRAVSVTEAGGSVFVIGAKDVAEARIVKLGGIQGGSWVIEDGLRAGDRVVVSGLQGVRPGQPVRIAGAPPKEAARKAAGSQ from the coding sequence ATGCGTAACAACCGATGGCTGGCGGCAGCGGCACTGGCCGCCTGCGTGTGGCTTGCAGCCTGCGCGGACGATGCGCCCCCTGCGCCGCCGCCGCCCGAGGTCGAGGTCGTCACGGTCCGGCCGCAGCCGATCGCGAACGTGATCGAGCTGCCGGGGCGCGTGCAGGCGATCCGCACGGCGGAGGTGCGCGCGCGCGTGGACGGCATCATCGAGCGCCGCCTGTTCGACGAGGGCACGGACGTGAAGGCGGGGCAGGCGCTGTTCGCCATCGACCCGCGCGAGATGACGGCGGCGCTGAACGCCGCGCAGGCGGCGCTCGCCCGCGCGCAGGCGACCTCGGCGAACGCGGCGCAGGACCTTCAGCGCTACGAAGGGCTGATCGCGGACCAGGCGATCAGCAAGCAGGAATACGACGCGGCCGTGGCGCGGCTGGGCACGGCGCAGGCCGATGTCGATCAGGCGCGCGCGCAGGTCGAATCGGCGCGGCTCAGCCTCGGCTACGCGACCGTGCGCGCGCCGATCGCGGGCCGCGCGGGCCGCGCGCAAGTGACCGAAGGCGCGCTGGTCAGCGCCTCGCAGGGCACGCTGCTCACCACGATCGAGCAGATCGCTTCGATCTACGTGAATTTCTCCCAGTCGAGCTCCGACCTGCTGGCGATCCGCCGCGACATCGCGGGCGGCAAGCTGCACATCCCGGAGCTCGGCCGCTGGGACGTGAAGCTGATCCTCGAGGACGGCACGACCTACGACCAGATCGGCCATATCGACTTCCTCGACCTCTCGATCGACGAGGCGACGGGCACGGCCGCGCTGCGCGCCGAGTTCCCGAACCCGAGGCAGCTGCTGCTGCCCGGCCAGTTCGTGCGCGCGCAGATCGGCGCCGGGACGCGGGCGAACGGCATCCTCGTGCCGCAGCGCGCGGTCAGCGTCACCGAAGCCGGGGGCAGCGTGTTTGTGATCGGCGCCAAGGATGTCGCCGAGGCGCGCATCGTGAAGCTCGGCGGGATTCAGGGCGGAAGCTGGGTGATCGAGGACGGGCTGCGCGCGGGCGACCGCGTCGTGGTGAGCGGCCTTCAGGGCGTTCGCCCCGGCCAGCCGGTCCGCATCGCGGGCGCCCCGCCGAAAGAGGCCGCCCGGAAGGCTGCCGGCTCCCAATGA
- a CDS encoding TetR/AcrR family transcriptional regulator: MNAEADQPDTPRMTQDERRTVRRQAILDAAEVLFLEHGYPCVSLSAIVQRSGGSLATIYQMFGNKQGLLRAVVDRNTDESLKDLDTLLANGLPPRRILEEFAISYLAFATTPRKIAFMRLVITESLTDPDFGEAFDRDMQMKYVARIASLFEHWNANGLARIDRPRQAAELYLAILLCNLPIRFMLGRPPENTSREDTIWRLACFLDRFGMEAEACA; this comes from the coding sequence ATGAACGCAGAGGCAGATCAGCCAGATACGCCGCGCATGACACAGGACGAGCGCCGCACCGTCCGCCGCCAGGCGATCCTCGACGCCGCGGAGGTGCTGTTCCTCGAACACGGCTACCCGTGCGTCAGCCTCAGCGCGATCGTGCAGCGCTCAGGCGGCTCGCTCGCCACGATCTACCAGATGTTCGGCAACAAGCAGGGGCTGCTGCGCGCGGTGGTGGACCGCAACACCGACGAAAGCCTCAAAGACCTGGATACGCTGCTGGCAAACGGATTGCCGCCGCGGCGCATTCTGGAAGAGTTCGCCATAAGCTATCTCGCCTTTGCAACAACGCCGCGCAAGATCGCCTTCATGCGCCTCGTCATCACGGAAAGCCTCACCGATCCCGACTTCGGCGAGGCCTTCGACCGCGACATGCAGATGAAGTACGTTGCCCGTATCGCAAGCCTCTTCGAGCATTGGAACGCGAACGGCCTTGCACGCATCGACCGCCCGCGCCAGGCGGCGGAGCTTTATCTCGCCATACTGCTCTGCAATCTGCCGATCCGGTTCATGCTCGGCAGACCGCCGGAGAACACCTCACGCGAGGACACCATCTGGCGCCTCGCCTGCTTCCTCGATCGCTTCGGCATGGAGGCCGAGGCCTGCGCCTAA
- a CDS encoding alpha/beta hydrolase family protein, which translates to MLLVTALIASLAASAAPETPAAGKGAANSFARTADEREGALDSFTNTGTDDPAALLKHLQQEIYVNQQLAILTQFRLDYSDRIRLSTEYVNSDGELIPTHVFTPVKASTARRPAVVMVHGGFHERLEPSWFPLIEAVVEAGYVVLFPEYRGSRGYGDAIYQNDYGNTDVADVLAAARYAATRPDIDGGRIGILGQSRGGMVTLLAIERAPKQFKAAVDIVGLTDFVAYMSYKPDYRRKEIAETNPGFKGKLPHENLPAYINVSPINFVDRIEAPVLVLATSGDKIVPHTIHTGRLIDALKANGKTYEAKIYDEAPGGHVFMKGATPERDDALKRIVAWFNRWMGPAR; encoded by the coding sequence ATGCTGCTCGTTACTGCTCTCATCGCATCGCTTGCTGCTTCGGCGGCTCCGGAAACGCCTGCTGCCGGAAAGGGGGCTGCGAACAGCTTCGCGCGCACGGCGGATGAGCGCGAAGGCGCGCTCGACAGCTTCACCAACACGGGCACGGACGACCCTGCCGCGCTGCTGAAGCATCTCCAGCAGGAGATCTACGTCAACCAGCAGCTCGCGATCCTCACCCAGTTCCGGCTCGACTATTCGGACCGCATCCGGCTGTCGACGGAGTACGTGAACAGCGACGGCGAGCTGATCCCGACGCACGTGTTCACGCCGGTCAAGGCATCGACCGCGCGCCGCCCTGCCGTGGTGATGGTGCACGGCGGCTTCCACGAACGGCTGGAGCCGTCGTGGTTCCCGCTCATCGAGGCGGTGGTGGAGGCGGGCTATGTCGTGCTGTTCCCGGAATACCGGGGCAGCCGCGGCTACGGCGACGCGATCTACCAGAACGACTACGGCAACACCGATGTCGCCGACGTGCTGGCGGCGGCGCGCTACGCGGCGACTCGTCCTGACATCGACGGCGGCCGCATCGGCATCCTCGGCCAGAGCCGCGGCGGCATGGTGACGCTGCTCGCCATCGAGCGCGCGCCCAAGCAGTTCAAGGCGGCGGTGGACATCGTGGGCCTCACCGACTTCGTGGCCTACATGTCCTACAAGCCCGACTATCGCCGCAAGGAGATCGCCGAGACCAACCCCGGCTTCAAGGGCAAGCTCCCGCACGAGAACCTGCCCGCCTACATCAACGTGTCGCCGATCAACTTCGTCGACAGGATCGAGGCGCCGGTGCTGGTGCTCGCCACGAGCGGCGACAAGATCGTGCCGCACACGATCCATACCGGCAGGCTCATCGACGCGCTGAAGGCGAACGGCAAGACCTACGAGGCCAAGATCTACGACGAGGCCCCCGGCGGCCATGTCTTCATGAAGGGCGCGACACCCGAGCGCGACGACGCGCTGAAGCGCATCGTCGCGTGGTTCAACCGCTGGATGGGGCCGGCGCGTTAG
- a CDS encoding phytanoyl-CoA dioxygenase family protein — protein MDFSAQREQFAREGYAVFERVLEGPMLDMLREQCGRIIEKEDARLDALGVDVDGITHRGTRYFAGECQRQQPELRDMLFSDTMAEICRATLGDEAYFFYDQFVVKGPDKGLAFSWHQDSGYVVGNGGPADHKPYLTCWCTLDDTTVANGTVRLLPFSQKPEARAGIVPHVRQPGTNDLVADTGGAEGITVEVPAGSVVAFSSLVLHATGPNTTPDMRRIYLAQYSPEVILNPGTRHLRRNAIPILRGGKQVTRH, from the coding sequence ATGGATTTCTCGGCGCAGCGGGAGCAGTTCGCGAGGGAAGGCTACGCGGTTTTCGAGCGGGTCCTCGAAGGTCCGATGCTCGACATGCTCCGCGAGCAATGCGGCAGGATCATCGAAAAGGAAGATGCGCGACTCGACGCGCTCGGCGTCGACGTCGACGGCATCACGCATCGCGGCACGCGCTATTTCGCCGGCGAGTGCCAGCGCCAGCAGCCGGAGCTGCGCGACATGCTGTTCAGCGACACGATGGCGGAAATCTGCCGGGCGACGCTCGGCGACGAGGCCTATTTCTTCTACGACCAGTTCGTCGTGAAGGGGCCGGACAAGGGCCTCGCGTTCAGCTGGCATCAGGATTCCGGCTATGTCGTGGGGAACGGCGGCCCGGCGGATCACAAGCCTTACCTCACCTGCTGGTGCACGCTCGACGATACGACGGTTGCGAACGGCACGGTCCGCCTGCTGCCCTTTTCGCAGAAGCCGGAGGCACGCGCGGGCATCGTTCCGCATGTGCGCCAGCCCGGCACGAACGATCTCGTTGCCGATACGGGCGGTGCGGAAGGCATCACGGTCGAGGTCCCGGCGGGAAGCGTCGTGGCCTTTTCGAGCCTCGTGCTGCACGCGACGGGTCCCAACACGACGCCTGACATGCGCCGCATCTACCTCGCGCAATATTCGCCCGAGGTCATCCTCAACCCCGGCACGCGGCATCTGCGCCGCAATGCCATCCCGATCCTGCGCGGCGGCAAGCAGGTCACGCGGCACTAG
- a CDS encoding LysR substrate-binding domain-containing protein, whose product MRQVEAFRAVMLSGGVTAASAMLNISQPSVSRLIADLEHAVGFSLFERRAGRIYPTAQAHMLFDTVRRSFVGLDLLDQAARRIRAHPVGTVRIAALTAIAATVLPPVIARFRERHPDVRLTVEALGQRAIEDRVFLSQADLGIGVAAPPRDGIRVTPLVSADYLCLLPAGHRLAAKDSIALADLDGEEFIGPMHEADALWDGIDAALAAAGVSVRRRLETQQSQALYAFVEAGLGVAIAEPFSARLFTRLGLVVRPIAPPIAYSFVMLEPDIGPTPDIVAGLAEDIRAAARACLDQAEPSQARA is encoded by the coding sequence ATGCGTCAGGTCGAGGCCTTCAGGGCGGTGATGCTGAGCGGCGGGGTGACGGCCGCCTCGGCGATGCTCAACATCAGCCAACCCTCGGTGAGCCGCCTGATCGCCGACCTCGAGCACGCCGTCGGGTTCAGCCTGTTCGAACGGCGCGCCGGGCGCATATACCCGACCGCGCAGGCGCACATGCTGTTCGACACCGTGCGGCGCAGCTTCGTGGGGCTGGACCTGCTCGATCAGGCGGCGCGGCGGATTCGCGCGCATCCCGTCGGCACCGTCCGCATCGCGGCGCTGACCGCGATCGCGGCGACCGTGCTGCCGCCGGTGATCGCGCGCTTCCGGGAACGCCACCCGGACGTGCGCCTCACGGTCGAGGCGCTCGGCCAGCGCGCCATCGAGGACCGCGTGTTCCTGAGCCAGGCCGACCTCGGCATCGGCGTCGCCGCACCGCCGCGCGACGGCATTCGCGTGACGCCGCTGGTCTCCGCCGACTATCTCTGCCTGCTGCCCGCAGGCCACCGGCTCGCCGCGAAGGACAGCATCGCGCTCGCCGATCTGGACGGCGAGGAATTCATCGGCCCGATGCACGAGGCCGACGCGCTCTGGGACGGGATCGACGCGGCGCTCGCGGCCGCGGGCGTGTCGGTGCGGCGGCGGCTCGAAACGCAGCAGTCGCAGGCGCTCTATGCGTTCGTGGAAGCCGGGCTCGGCGTCGCCATCGCCGAGCCGTTTTCGGCGCGGCTGTTCACGCGTCTCGGCCTCGTCGTGCGGCCCATCGCGCCGCCAATCGCCTACAGTTTCGTGATGCTGGAACCCGACATCGGCCCGACGCCGGACATCGTCGCGGGACTGGCCGAAGACATCAGGGCCGCGGCCCGCGCCTGTCTCGATCAGGCCGAGCCTTCCCAAGCCCGCGCATAA